One window from the genome of Thermomicrobiales bacterium encodes:
- a CDS encoding NUDIX domain-containing protein — translation MSDASQPQPRNVTSVGALVVREQSLLVVRMSYGPTQGRYMLPGGLLDPGETLDSAAAREVREETSVEARPVGIVGVRTRYDGPHNDTYVLWYLEHVAGEPQSDGYENDDARFFTFDEIAEREDVVYLVKYLAERIASGAITPHAHANDYAYQFPGTTPESWKLFM, via the coding sequence ATGAGCGACGCCAGTCAGCCGCAGCCGCGCAACGTAACTTCGGTCGGCGCACTCGTCGTGCGCGAGCAATCGCTGCTGGTCGTGCGCATGAGCTACGGGCCGACGCAGGGGCGCTACATGCTGCCGGGTGGCCTGCTCGACCCCGGCGAAACGCTGGATAGCGCAGCAGCTCGCGAGGTCCGCGAAGAGACGAGCGTTGAGGCGCGCCCGGTTGGCATCGTCGGCGTGCGCACGCGCTACGATGGGCCACACAACGACACGTATGTCCTGTGGTATCTGGAGCACGTTGCCGGCGAGCCACAGTCGGACGGGTACGAGAACGACGACGCCCGCTTCTTCACGTTCGACGAGATCGCCGAGCGCGAGGATGTCGTCTATCTCGTGAAGTACCTCGCGGAGCGGATCGCGTCTGGCGCAATCACGCCGCACGCCCACGCGAACGACTACGCCTACCAGTTCCCCGGCACCACGCCGGAGTCATGGAAGCTCTTCATGTAG
- the glpK gene encoding glycerol kinase GlpK, with product MSDRKYVAAIDQGTTSSRCMIFDHSGNVVAVDQKEHEQVYPHPGWVEHRPGEIWQRTQEVIQGALSKSLVRKNDIVAVGITNQRETTVVWDKRTGEPLYNAIVWQDTRTDQIVNELAREGGQDRFRAKTGLPLATYFSGPKVRWILDNVAGARQAAEAGNAIFGNMDTFLTWWLTGGPDGGIHITDVTNASRTLLMNLETLDWDDELIEAIGVPRQMLPEIRSCSEVYGEIKGGALDGTPVAGILGDQQAATMGQVCFGVGEAKNTYGTGNFMIYNTGTELVASKSGLLTTVCYKLGDEPAVYALEGSIAVSGSLVQWLRDNLGLIKSAPEIEDMAKTVEDNGGIYFVPAFSGLFAPYWRSDARGAIVGMTRYVNKGHIARATLEATAYQTREVGEAMEKDSGSHLTELKVDGGMVYNDLLMQFQSDILGVPVVRPKVAETTALGAAYAAGLATGFWANTDELRQNWNEDKRWEPRMGEDEREKLYHDWKRAVERTFDWVES from the coding sequence ATGTCAGACAGGAAATACGTGGCGGCAATCGATCAGGGGACGACGAGTTCCCGCTGCATGATCTTCGATCATTCCGGCAACGTCGTTGCCGTCGATCAGAAGGAACACGAGCAAGTCTATCCGCACCCCGGCTGGGTCGAGCACCGACCGGGCGAGATCTGGCAACGCACGCAGGAGGTCATTCAGGGCGCGCTCAGCAAGAGCCTCGTCCGCAAGAACGACATCGTCGCGGTCGGCATCACCAACCAGCGCGAGACGACGGTCGTCTGGGACAAGCGCACCGGCGAGCCGCTCTACAACGCCATCGTCTGGCAAGACACGCGCACCGACCAGATCGTGAACGAGCTGGCGCGTGAGGGCGGCCAGGACCGTTTCCGAGCCAAGACCGGTCTGCCGCTGGCAACATACTTCTCCGGGCCGAAGGTGCGCTGGATTCTGGATAACGTCGCCGGCGCGCGCCAGGCCGCCGAGGCGGGCAACGCGATCTTCGGCAATATGGATACATTCCTGACCTGGTGGCTCACTGGTGGGCCGGACGGCGGTATCCACATTACCGATGTGACCAATGCTTCTCGGACGCTGCTGATGAACCTCGAAACGCTCGACTGGGATGACGAGCTGATCGAGGCGATTGGCGTGCCGCGCCAGATGCTCCCGGAGATTCGCTCCTGTAGCGAGGTGTACGGCGAGATCAAGGGTGGTGCGCTGGACGGCACGCCGGTTGCCGGCATCCTCGGCGACCAGCAGGCGGCCACAATGGGCCAGGTTTGCTTCGGCGTCGGCGAGGCGAAGAACACCTACGGCACCGGCAATTTCATGATCTACAACACCGGTACCGAGCTGGTTGCCTCGAAGAGCGGCCTGCTGACGACAGTGTGCTACAAGCTCGGCGATGAGCCGGCGGTCTACGCGCTCGAAGGCTCGATCGCCGTTTCCGGCTCGCTCGTCCAGTGGTTGCGCGACAACCTCGGGCTGATCAAGAGCGCGCCGGAGATCGAAGACATGGCCAAGACCGTTGAGGACAACGGCGGCATCTACTTCGTGCCGGCGTTCTCGGGCCTGTTCGCGCCGTACTGGCGCAGCGACGCCCGTGGCGCAATCGTCGGTATGACTCGCTACGTCAACAAGGGCCACATCGCCCGCGCGACCCTGGAAGCAACCGCGTACCAGACCCGCGAGGTTGGCGAGGCGATGGAGAAGGACTCAGGCTCGCACCTCACCGAGCTGAAGGTTGACGGCGGCATGGTCTACAACGACCTGCTGATGCAGTTCCAGTCCGACATCCTCGGCGTGCCGGTCGTGCGTCCGAAGGTGGCCGAGACAACGGCGCTGGGCGCGGCATATGCGGCCGGCCTGGCAACGGGATTCTGGGCCAACACCGATGAGTTGCGCCAGAACTGGAACGAGGACAAGCGCTGGGAGCCGCGCATGGGCGAGGACGAGCGCGAGAAGCTCTATCACGATTGGAAGCGCGCTGTTGAGCGCACGTTCGACTGGGTCGAATCGTAA
- a CDS encoding aquaporin family protein: MRRDTTAAKLWAEFVGTALLIILGDGVVANTVFASRLGVAPDNPWAGYNWNTIALGWAFAVVMAVYVAGGITGAHINPAVTAAAMARGTLDAVTGVLYMVVQVAGAFVGAFLVWVTYKGDFDGQGWMNVFYTGPSTHYTGATFNQYFAEFIGTFMLVLLIYAIVDNIRNVGPGANLWPFMVGMAVLAIGLSLGGPTGYAINPARDFGPRLFSGIFLSGDDTAFKDAYFLVPIIGPLLGGIAGAFFYDFLVKPMLPLPKEEEPEPRGADVAHEPSGD, encoded by the coding sequence ATGCGTCGAGATACTACCGCTGCCAAACTATGGGCGGAGTTCGTAGGTACTGCGCTACTGATCATCCTCGGTGACGGTGTCGTCGCCAACACCGTCTTCGCCTCGCGGTTGGGTGTTGCACCCGATAATCCGTGGGCCGGTTACAACTGGAACACGATCGCGCTCGGCTGGGCATTCGCCGTTGTCATGGCGGTCTATGTTGCCGGCGGCATCACCGGCGCGCACATCAACCCGGCAGTGACCGCCGCCGCAATGGCGCGCGGCACGCTGGACGCAGTGACCGGCGTGCTGTACATGGTCGTGCAGGTCGCCGGTGCATTCGTTGGCGCGTTCCTGGTCTGGGTCACCTACAAGGGCGACTTTGACGGCCAGGGCTGGATGAATGTGTTCTACACCGGCCCGAGCACGCATTACACCGGGGCAACGTTCAACCAGTATTTCGCCGAGTTCATCGGCACATTTATGCTGGTGCTGTTAATCTACGCAATCGTTGACAACATTCGCAATGTCGGGCCGGGCGCGAACCTCTGGCCGTTCATGGTCGGTATGGCCGTGCTGGCAATCGGCCTCTCGCTCGGTGGCCCGACGGGCTACGCGATCAACCCGGCCCGCGACTTCGGTCCGCGGCTCTTCTCGGGCATCTTCCTGTCCGGGGATGACACGGCCTTTAAGGACGCGTACTTCCTCGTACCGATCATCGGACCGTTACTTGGCGGTATTGCGGGCGCGTTCTTCTATGACTTCCTGGTGAAACCGATGCTCCCGCTTCCGAAGGAAGAGGAGCCGGAACCTCGCGGCGCAGATGTTGCGCACGAACCTTCAGGCGACTAA